Genomic DNA from Colius striatus isolate bColStr4 chromosome 7, bColStr4.1.hap1, whole genome shotgun sequence:
CAATCTCCTTTGGAGCATATCACAACACAGTGAAATGTAAACACTTATTTGAAACTTGGTTAAGCAGATGTTAATAGTGCTAGAAAGATACATGCTAAGGTAAACTTGTGCCTAGTCTTTTGAGGGTGAAGTTTCAACAGTAGTACCAGCTCAAGGCATCTCTCCTCACACCTGCTACCACACTGTGGCACTGTAAATGGTATTACACATAAATACTGCAGAGATGGAGACAGCTGTGTCTATAAAGTGGCTCCTTTTGTGAACTAGACCCAGGAACTGATTtatctgggggaaaaaaaaaattaactgataAAAGGAAGCAATATTTCCAATTAGTCCCCAACCTGGTTCACAGAACCTCTGCAAGCAGCTTGTGCTGTGAAGTACAGAAAAggccacagaaaaaaacccctggcAATATTGTAATTGGGCCCCGAGGCTTAAAATTGACTGTGTGCAGAGAGACAGGATGATTAAGGGAGAATTGTATCTTTATGATTCATATTTCCCAAGTTCCTAGAGAAATTTTTGTATTACATACAGCtcagctacatttttttttgaggaccaagaaagaaaattaacaccAATTTGTGCTTCAATACAGCTCATAAATATAAGGTTAGCTAAGCagagctttttttgtttggtttggttttgtggtggTGCATTTTGGGGTTGTTGAGGCTTATTTTTTTTGCAGGCTGCCTAATTTGCTAGGAGCAGAATCTTTTCGTGTTTCCTTGACAGGACATTGTTAAGCTTCCATGTTTTTGCTGGAGTCctttgtccagttttgggctcgtCAGCTCAAGAGacaggaacttctggagagagtccagcacagggccaccaagataatccggggactggaacatctttcataagaggaaaggctgcgggaactggggctgtttagtctggaggatactggggaaatctcattaatatttaaagatacctaaatggtggatgtcaggaggctggggcaacacttatttctgttgtatctatcaacaggacaaagggtaatgaaaagatgctggaacacaaagttccatttaaatgtaaggaaaaactattttactgtgagggtgagagagccctggcccaggctgcccagggagggtgtgaagtctccctctctggaggtcttcaaaacccacctggctgctttcctgtgtgacctgatatagaTGCATCTggttctgcagaggggttggactaaatgatctctaaaggtcccttccaacccctaccattctatgattctataagctgtaagaagaaaaatgtgctCAGCTAATTCTAAGTCTTTAtagatatttaaagaaaagttaCTCATTTACAGTCAGATGGCTTGAAAACAGGCTCTGCCAAGCTTACCACTTACCTTCAAAGGTCTCCTTGCCAAAGTTGAAGAGTACCACACCAACATTTCCCCTGTAATCCTCATCAATAACACCAGCTGTAATAAGCAACAATTAAGAGAGATATCCATTAATAAATGTTGCCAGTAGATCAGATAAATTTAAGTAGTAGATATTTGTAGTATCTCACATTGACATCCTTTATACTACCCATGCACAACAGTATCtatgaaaatactgaaatatctAAAAATGCTAATCAGTCTTgcaaaaagaactgaaatacaGCATCACATATCAAGAAGTGTTTTACCACTGTATCACTAATTTTAGCTGTAATATCCTATCTAAAATCGAGACAGCTGGACCAAATTCAGGCTCCATTTGTTCTGCTAACTTCAGCTCTTTGAGTGTCAAGCAGAAATCTGTTCTTAACTCTAACATTTAATTTGAGAGCTATGGAATTGCAGAGATCCAAATCCCATATCTCAGCCAGGGTAACAGAAGTAAAGCTTTAAGTAACTGATTGTCATTCAGCTACAGTAAAGAGCAAATACCGTAAAACAAGCTTGCACTTACATTTTATATAACTGTATTAACTACACAGCTCAGGAGATTATCTACCAATACACAttaaaataatcatagaatggtaggggttggaagggacctgtgggaataatctagtccaatcccccctgcagaagcaggtcaacctagaccaggtcacacaggaacatggccaggtgggtcttgaagacctccaaggaaggagcctccacactctccctgggcagcctgggccagggttccctcacctgaacagtgaaatagtttttttgcatgtttaaaTGGACCTTCTTGTGTTCCATCATATTCTTCTTCTTTGAGGTTTATTCTCTCAGATACAGGAAGCATGTCAAGAAAAGCTTGGGCTTCCTTGGGGACCAAAACATCCATTTTGAAGCCTACTTATAGAAATAGTTAAAATACTAAAATTACATCTAATTCCAAGACATCCTcagactcacacacacaaagtaCTACCTTTAGAGATTCTAAGCACCAGAGGAAACTGCAGAATGACTGCACCTTGAAGTTTCAGTGTTGAACCACAACATATGCACTTAAGAAGGGAGACAaatcaggggttttttttccctcggTTTCTTCATCTGTGTGAAAATATTGCAGTCCACGTGGTCTATAGTTACTGTACCATTTGTGCATTAGTTCTAGTGTGAAAAAGGTATTTATACAGCTCTCTTTTCCATGTAATGTTGTGGGTTAATTGATCACAATTCTGAACAGCTTCCTAATTAAGGTGCTAGTAACACTAGGAGTATCCTCTGAGTTCTGAAAATTCAGACATGAATTTGAAAACATGCAATTCTCAAGTTAATTCACTGGTATTTAACTACATGCAATTGCTCAAAAGGACCCTAATTACAGAGCACTGTCAATAACAGTGAGCTAAACACAGGGTTGCTGTGCACGAACATCTTCcaggataaaaagaaaataaattacaaattctTGAATGTAGCATTCAGTTTACTTTATTTATAGTTTGATGTATTGAGGCTACATGCACAGGCCTTGTACTGTTTCCTTGGTTTAGGTTAGAGCAGCTTTCAGCAAGTCAACTATGTATCAGTCTAATTGAGAATCACAGTATATCACTTATATTGGTGATCATAGAGCTTTCTTGCACAATTCAGCGTTGCAAGTATGCTCATGTGTCATGTGTATAAGGAAATAAGGCAGCActataaaacaagaaaatgaaagtatcatagaatggtaggggttggaagggacctttagagatcatctagtccaacccccctgcagaagcagggtcatctagatcaggttgcataggaacatgtccaggcgggtcttgaagacctccaaggaaggagactccacaacccctctgggcagcctgtgccagggctccctcacctcaacagtgaaatagttttttcttatgtttaagtgaaactttttgtgttccagcttcatcccattaccccttgtcctgttactatctactatagaaaagagggatgtcccaacctcctgacacccaccctttagatatttataaatgttaataagatctcccctcaatctcctccagactaaacagccccagttcccacagtctttcctcgtatgaaagatgttctatacccttgatcatcttggtggccctgcactggactctctccagcagttctctgtccctcttgagctgaggagcccagaaatggtcacaggactccagatgaggcctcaccagggcagagtagagggggagaagaacctccctcgacctgctggccacactcttcttgatgcatcccaggatgccattggccttcttgtccacgagggcacattgctggctcatgtttagtttattatcaatcaggactcccaggtctctctctgcagagctgctctccaacagttcTGAAAGTATGGCCTTCTTACTCCTAGCAAAGTActattccttctttttaaaatatcagctAACCTAGAGCCTTCACATAATTGCTAAAGCAGGGGTGACTCAAAGCAGTAGCTAAGGAGTGCTACACAAAGAATTGTTTTAATACTATAGTGGACACTGAGTCCACACTATATAGGTGCATGACAGAGATTCAACAAACTTGCAATGGCAGCACAAATAATTTGAAGCATCACTCAAGTTCTGCAGTCAGTTGCACATTGATTTAGTGTATTTGTTCACGAGTGAATCAGCCAGAGAGCTGAAAGCCAGAACTCACATTTGGCACGTAAGATTACGTGCATATGCTCGTAAATGCATATAAAAAGATCATTAGCTCTTTCGTTTGTCAGATTCAGAATTTATTCGTTCTCAAGTGTCTCTGTACAGctaagaaaacagttttctagGCCATATGCTGGGATAGATATTGCTGTGCATTAGAGATTGATAATGGAATTTGCTAATTTAACCTAACAAGGgttagttttatttctgttataaTGTAGGACTCTGCTCTAACACAATACTCAAAACTAATTACTACAGAATACTAATTCTATTTAAATGGTGATTATGTTTTCATATGGATAAAAGATACCAATTAAAAGTAGTATGGTTAGATTCAGACATGCAAAAAACTCTTGCATGTCACATTTCTGCTAGAATGATCTGAAGACAATTTATAGAACAGAACATCTGGGGCTACTTAAAGTCATTCTAAATTAACTCTTCTGCCTTCATGTCTCTGACAGAAAGCAAGTTTACGTCTACACAATGGCAAAATTTGTACTTGATGTATTGGTTAGTGCTTAACTGCTAATGAAGCTTTTTGATCTACCAGACCTTGCTGTTATTTtctgggagaggagaaaaaaaccaccaaaggCTTGTATTGGAGTAACTGGAGCTTAAAGACACATTAGTACTTCTACCCCTTTTTAAACACTAaactttttttaactgaaaaggAGGGTTATAATGGATTTATACTGAtttacaatcatagaatggtagggttggaagggatctttagagatcacctggtccaactcccttgcagaagcaggttcacctagatctggtcacacaggaacgtgtgcaggcgggtcttgaagacctccaaggaaccTAGACAGACAGCTTCCCTGACCTTTAAACAATGGCACTAGAGCTATCTCAACTCTAGGTATGGAcactaaaatgtattttacaagTATTTGTTGAAAAGGCTGTCATCTAAGCAGATACTTCTATGAACAGGTACCAAATTCTTTTGACCACCTATTTGTCACCTAGAGACTGGCTTTCCAGGATTTGAAAACTGTTTGATAACTAAAGACGGAAAAGAGTGATGAATATTTCTGAAGCTGAATTGATGTCAGCAACACTGAAAACTTAAGTCCCTTGTATTATTCACTAGAGAGGAACAAAACCCTCTCACTAAAACACTCTGATTTCCTGAGCTTAGCTATAAAGACCTTGTAATGGTTCTATAGATTGTACTAGTTGTATTTTCTAGAAGGCAAAAACTGCACTTCCTGCacatttctgaggaagaaagcTTTCCAGAGGATGAAGAGAGGAAATGCAAGTGGCCTCTTCCTTAAAAGCATACCCAAAATAAACAGAACTTGCAATTAGAGTTGGAGttatgtatttgaaaataacattttaaaatgttttgtggcCAAAACAATTAGTCTAATGCTGGGCTGATCGACTGAGATCACTGTCAGATCCACGACAATTTAAATTCCACTGAAGGCAAGGCTGGGTAAAGCTTTTGTGAATTAATTTCCTACCaatcattttctctttaaatgtaTTATACCTCCACAGACACAATCTTACTGAGTTTAACCAATATGTGGATTTTGAGTTCAAAATACACTATTTGTACCAAAGAATATATGATCCTTGTAAGATGGAGGAAAATAAGACCCAGGTAGACCtgatcactttttcttttgtatagGGTCACAAACTCACTCTATGTAACTGGGCATACTCGGAAAAGAAGTTAACATCCTTGGCATTCTGTTATTATGCAACAGTAAGTGGCAATAATTAGATACACTCCTGAGGACTAAGACCCTTTTCTAAGTTATGTGTGTTGGGTAGAAATCATCTAAGCCATTTTTTGACAAATCCTGCACTGGAATTGGCAGTCTGACATTCTGTCTTGCTCTGTCAGAAGTTTGGCATGTCACTCGTTGAAAAAGCACCCACGCAGCAGATATGAACTTTGAACATACTCTTGCACGATCCCAATTTTTCTCCCTGACCCTTAAGACTTCTggcaatgtatttttatttaaatggatAATTTGTGACAAAAGTACTCCTGCAGGACAAGTTAAAATTATATAacaattttttccattttgtttagtgtttttttttctattttctttactaAGAAATCCTCTATTAACTGTCAGTTCTAGTTTTTACTTACAGTTTGTCAAGTGTCAGCTCTTAAAATCAGAATATAGTTCATCCTGCTAAGCACTTCTGGTTGCCTTCTGGTATTTTGTAGTTGAACTTTCAGATTGAAAAGACTATTACAgagcatatgtatttttttaatctaaacaaaaaaaatggtttagaaATGTCACTTTACAGAACCACACTGTAGTAGATGGTGTATACTACAGAGTGATAGGGGTGTTGAGAAACTTTGACTCCCATCTTAGTGCTCTTTTGAATGTTATCCAGCAACACTTTAAAAACTTCAGTGTAACAGACATGTAAGAGTCAGTTCTTAGTTAAGAATGACACAAACTGGCACAGATGCTCCTCTTCAACCTCCAATTTCTACACTCTGTCAAAGGCACAGCCAGACTTGCTTTGCAGACTGGcgattgctttgtttttttattgGCTTGGCATCAGAAAGAGAGGGATCGTTAGTCACCCTTTCTCACCTCTACAGCCAAGCCTATTAATAACTAAAGGCTGAGTACCACTAGTCTAAGTAATCTCCCTTGTTTAACACTGAGGAAAAATGCAAcaatcaaaccaaacccaaacagcaacaaatacaaatccaaaatctatgaaaacagaaaagacttCTACTTTTCAACACACTTTCCTTGTCAACTTCCATTGTGACTTAAATTATAATATGCTTGCAAAAAATATGCTCTCTCAGCCACTCAGCACTTTTGAAGATACTTGTCACACTCACCTTCTTTATGTTATGGCATCAGAAATGCAGGTTTTGTTACTACagtccagaaaaaaacaattgcTTAGGGCTTTAGGAAGCAAAAACTAGCTAACTTCTAACTCTACTCTTGTACAATTAGAACAATGTGACATATATCTAGTGTTAGTTAAATTGATGTGATTATAGTTGTGCTCTGAGTAACTTCACAATAATATCAGCAGTGAGAATTTCTGTGCAATGTAGATGCCATTTTATAGTACAATACTTAAGAGAATCTGCCCTTGCTCTCATCAGGCCTGCTGCAAAACTAGAATTGAACTTTCAACGTTATTTACTTCACGTTGCAGTTATAGGAATATGGCAAATGAACAATGAGGCTTTCATGAAGACTTCTGATAATAAATATGCCTGTAAGAACTGGTTTTTAAGAGAGATCTGTGAGTTTTTAATCAAGATTACAGAAAAGCTcaaaaaactttgaaaaaaacacccagTTCTTCAAAACAAATCTGTTGCTAGTACTGAATAAAAATAATCCAGTAAAGACTTGTAGAAACTgatattttagttttatttctgtctcaAAATGCTTTCAATTTTCAAGTCTATTAATGTACAAAGTCACAAGCTTTAACTTCACTTGTTTTACACAACTTCTTATCTTTTCATTAGTAACAGTAACCAATCCTACCTGCAGTAATTGTATATTCCATTGCTTTCCCTCATTCCTTTTAAATATCATTACTACATATTTTCTGATTAAAAGATTATCTGAGTGTTACTGATTTTAAGATACTTCTGCAATCAAGGTTTACAAAGTCTTagtaaaaataaggaaaaacttaccACCAACATCTATGAAGTGCTTCGCAGCTAAACCAGAACGCGGTGCTAGAAAACAAGTTTTGGTTTCTTGTAAGtagaataatttctttctttaaaaatttttacACAGTATTTATAGGTTACACAGTGTGTGTACACAGAGTTGTGGCAGCAAGAACTGTTTCCACAGTCTTTCTAAAATAAACATGATTTTACAGGAACTACTGTAAGTGTTAATGTatatattaaacaaaacaacagcTGCTACAGGCTACAATAAAATTGCAACCTTTAAGTGATATAAGCACATCTTTGTTTAGACCACCAATTACACAGTAGGTTTCTCCAAGGAAAGTGGCCGGAGCAGACCATGACTATCTAATCCTGGTTTATTTTTGTAGCTACCATTGGTTTGGAATAATCTCAAAAGACTCTTAGGTCAATCCATTGAAGCTGTGATGAAAGAGTATTTGGCAAGCAATTTACTAAGAAACATTACACACAGATATATTAATTGATGTGCAGtattggggttttgtttcatgttAGACCACCTTGAGGTGctagaattttctttttctgggatAGGAGAAATGCACACACACTCCCCTTTCAGCTGAAAGGACATGGCAAACCATCACACTCTCCCACTGGAGTGGCTATTGTTTTCCTACTTTAAGAATGGTATACACAGTTCAGAATGCACAAAACATTATGAAATCTCTTGTATAGGTTCTCTCAAGTATTCTGACacaaaaaaatgtcaaattATACTGCACTAGTACGGCTACTACAGGATTCCCTTCTAAACACCCAGCGGTGTACTTTCTGTACATCCATTACCTATTGGTCTTTGTGATTTGAATTCTAAAACTGCAGAGAAATAACCAACTGTTGCAGAGTCTCTAAAGCTGCATGAAGATTAGGAAAGTCTTTGCTAGTCATCATTTTGTGATTGCATACACTAGACCTCAAATGTATATGACAAGAAATGTCTATTACAAAGCGTAACAAATCACACTGCCACAGGATGCCTTGTTTATTCATGTAGACTAATTCTGAAAGCTTTAAGTAGAATCGAAACACAAAGATGGTGTCAAACCTGTTCTACAGTCACTCTTCAGCCTTTTTATGGCCTGTTTACTTACCTACTCGGCCATAGCACCCAGAAGGAAGTGCAATTTGAATGTCTGTTTTCACTACAGCCTTTTCCATGGGTGGTATCACACAGTCATAGGCactacataaaaaaaatcaaaccacaagAAACACTAGTTTATATAGAATAATTTGAATTTTTTCTGCTCTGTAACTTGAAGTACAAGCTTACCTAGAATTCTTTTGCTGGGAACTTATACAAGAAATATTTGTAGATTTGCAAAATCTAAGGCAGATCCTAAACCACAGCATATTCTCACTTTGAGAGTGCTAGCTCAAGATTTCAGTAGTGTCATTTGAACTCTGTGTCTTAAGATTGATAGCTTTAGACAGTTTAATTGgtaaaacagataaaaaccACAAGTTTAACTTTGCATTCCTCTGTTCACCTAATAGTTAACTTAATTTTTGTGCAAAAGCAGAAGCTTTAACAATAATACACTCTTCTGATTCAGCTTCCTACAGCAGATGAACCAGTTGTAATAAAAGATAATAATCTATTAAGTTAAATTTTAGACAATagttgcttgggtttttttttcccctgagcaGGTCAGAAGTTTACAATTCACATATTTCTGCTGGGAACTGCAAACTGGAGAAATCTTTAAGAACTTTCTGAAGCTACCCAACTGGAAGCATAATGAAAGGCGGTGGGCACAATACCACAGTAAGACTGTTCTACTTGTTTAAAGCAAGCCTATCTTAGCCTTGACAAAGAACTGATTTTTAAACATTGGGAAGTACTGAAAGGTTTTTTATGATATAAACTTTTTTCCAGGTATACAGTGCACCACaggaacaagaacaaaaacctggtaaaacaaaagagatacaacagaaaagtgTCATGTGTGGTGAAGGAAAGCTTCAGGAACGAAGTCAGataggagaaggaagaaaaagaaaggctgaCTATTCTAATACTAAAAAGGGAAGGTTGAGGAAGTCATGGTGTTCAGATATAATTAGTTCCCGTATTTGATCACAGAAGCACTATGCAAACAAACTCAAGCCTAGCTGCAGATATTTCTGAACAATCATTATTATTAGTTCAAGTAAACCAAACCCAAAGGCTGTATAACAACCCATGTGGCTTCCAGCCAGGAGCACTATCAACCTGCCACAACCTTCTTTGGCAGGCAGCACTCAACAGCCAAGAGCAATGCAGAAACGGATATGTGCTGGCAGGGAGGGCcctactatttttttcctcaataagAAAGACCTCATCAATGCTGGCACCAACAGCAACTCAGCTTGATGTGTCAAGTCTGACCTTTAGCCAACGACTGTATCACTACCTGATGAAATCGGTGCTGCTGTGTGACTGGACCACGGCTCTCCAGAAATGAAGGGGCAACGACAGAGGTAGGGAGCCAACAAACAGGTTAGCTCTGGCCTCCCGGCCTGCAGGGCAGGATTGGTGCTCCGGGGCCCTCTCAGCCGCCGGAGCCTCTAACCAAAGCGCTCACCCAGCGGGGCGGCAGCGGTGTGGGGCCGGGTGTGGGGCAGGAGCCTCTAACCAAAGCGCTCACCCAGCGGGGCGGCAGCGGTGTCGGGCCGGGTGTGGGGCAGGGCCGCGGGCTCCTGCCCTGGGTGGGGTACCCTCACCTGTAGAGATCGTAGCCCGCAGCCCGAGCAGAGCCCTTGGACGGGGCATAGGCGTTCTCGGACAGCTTAGTGAAGCGGAGCAGTGCGGCGGGCTCCCCAGGCACCGAGCCCTTCTGCCTCTTGCTGGGGGATGGCTGCAGGACGGGCTCGGAGGCAGGCATCGCTGAGCGGCGCCggcaaggagagagagagaagggctgTGCGAAGAGATGGAAAGCCCGCGCAAATCGGCGCGGCCCACTGAGGGCGGGAACAGAGGGGGGAATTGCTCCATCCCCGGCCGCTCTCTGTGCCGTGCACACCCACCAACCCCTCGCCGGTGGGAATGGCCTCGCCCGGCTCCTCCTCAGCGCCCACCTCCCCGGGGCCCCTCGCGGCGTGGGTTCCCGCTCCGCGCGCTCGGCGGGACGCGTCGTTTCGGGACGTCCCGGAGCTCCCCCTGGTCGCGGCCGGGCGGGCCCGCTGGGGAATGGCCGGGGTCAGAGCGGTCTGCGGCGCGGCTGAGCAGCGTGTGCTCCCTCGGGCCCCCCGCCGACCCCCTTACTGCGCTCGCGGCTGTACAGGAGCCGCCAGAGGTGCCGGGCCTGCATAACGCCGCCGTGACCGTGTGTGCAGCGTGCCGGCCGTCCGACGCTGCACACAGCTGTCGGGTGCTAACAGGCTCATGGCGCTGAGGGTAGGGGCCGCCCCTCCTCTCCGACCCGAGGTCTACCTGCCATGCAGCGCGGCGCAGCCCCTCCGCCAGCGGCCCGGCGCCGGGGCTTCCGCAGGACACGGCGGCGGCTGTACCGCTGAGCGGCTGCCGGACCCCGCGAAGCGCTCAGCGTTGCTGGGGGATGCGATTGCGGCTGCACGGCGGCGACGGGCGGAGCCACGGCCTGTCACGGCGCCGCGGCGGAGGGACCTCGTGGTGGAGACGTGCGTGTTACAGCTCCCTCAGAGGGGCCGCCCGCGCTCCCGGTAGCTCCGCAGGCATGGCTGGTAATGCGGGAAGCGTGGCGGCAGCCTTGCCTGGCCGCAGCTGCGAGTGACCTGTGTCCTTCAGAAGTTGTCAGGCCGTGACAGAAGCGTTTGCTGTATAGAAGGAAAACAACTGCTTCCCCTCCTTGAGGCTGCCTGTCAAACCGTGTCAGCGCTGTGCCTGTCTTCTGTCGCAGAGCAGAATTCTGGCATGATTTCACCGTCTTTGATTTTGATATTTGCCATCCTGTCTGTGAAACACATCCCTACATTCTCCCGTAGTTCTGTGTTCTGTGGGCTGACGAGTACTTACCCATTGGATTCATGGTTGCAAAGTTTGTCCTTGACCATTCTGCTgaatgtatttttctctgtgtaaaaTAGCTACAGGTTCTTGGAGTTCTGTTTGGTGGTCTAAATTTTGTCAAACAGCCGTTCTTTGTGACTTCATCTTTAAGATAAAAGTGTATGTGATTATCTCTTTGCCATGTTACACTTTTTAAGTGCAGCCAGATGGCAGTGAAACCATTGTTAAACATTGCAGTCCAATTGTAAAAAAATGCTTGGAAGAATAACCCCATTTGGGATTTCTTTTATTGCTGTTCAGCACTTTCAGTCTTAACAGTATGCACTGTTTGAATGAGAATGTGTATGGATGGTAGGTCTATGTGAAAAAGCTTCTGAGAATATTTGATAACTTGTGATGTAAGCCACTCACAAATTGCAGTTTATAAGAATTAAAGTTCTATCAAATGAATATCTACTGATAAATGGTTATTTATACAAACAGTACTGTATAGCGGTTACAACTGTAATCCCGTGTTACAGTGTAGCAAATGACTAATTTTATGAGTGGCCTGGCTGGATGAGGGAAGCTGGGCTCTAAACTGCATCTAAAGTCCATGAATAACAGATAGAAATCATCCAAACATATTATCAAGAAGAAAGGTCTCAGCCAAGTGACActtcccctgcctgccccagatttttacaaggaaaaaaatccctatgCTTCTAGTCTGGGCAAGTTTGCCTTGGTCTTGGGAATGTACTGTTTGCTCTGTAGATAAATAGTCAGCTGGTCAATGTTCTTGCATTTTTGATTGCTGATTAGTGCTGCTCTCCATTGGGCATTTCCTcctcactttgaaaaaaaaaaaaagtgggataAACTGAAATTATCTGCCTTTTGCCTAGATTGAGTGTGGGAGTGGAAGCTGCTTTGTTGTACAGATAAAGAAACATAGAACTGCTTTCAGAGATAATAATCTACCAAATTCTCCCTTCTGAAG
This window encodes:
- the DUT gene encoding deoxyuridine 5'-triphosphate nucleotidohydrolase, mitochondrial isoform X1, with product MQARHLWRLLYSRERTMPASEPVLQPSPSKRQKGSVPGEPAALLRFTKLSENAYAPSKGSARAAGYDLYSAYDCVIPPMEKAVVKTDIQIALPSGCYGRVAPRSGLAAKHFIDVGAGVIDEDYRGNVGVVLFNFGKETFEVKKGDRIAQLICERICYPELEEVQTLDETERGEDGFGSTGKN
- the DUT gene encoding deoxyuridine 5'-triphosphate nucleotidohydrolase, mitochondrial isoform X3 produces the protein MPASEPVLQPSPSKRQKGSVPGEPAALLRFTKLSENAYAPSKGSARAAGYDLYSAYDCVIPPMEKAVVKTDIQIALPSGCYGRVAPRSGLAAKHFIDVGAGVIDEDYRGNVGVVLFNFGKETFEVKKGDRIAQLICERICYPELEEVQTLDETERGEDGFGSTGKN
- the DUT gene encoding deoxyuridine 5'-triphosphate nucleotidohydrolase, mitochondrial isoform X2, which gives rise to MAAMPASEPVLQPSPSKRQKGSVPGEPAALLRFTKLSENAYAPSKGSARAAGYDLYSAYDCVIPPMEKAVVKTDIQIALPSGCYGRVAPRSGLAAKHFIDVGAGVIDEDYRGNVGVVLFNFGKETFEVKKGDRIAQLICERICYPELEEVQTLDETERGEDGFGSTGKN